A portion of the Algisphaera agarilytica genome contains these proteins:
- a CDS encoding helix-turn-helix domain-containing protein: protein MMNTQLNILRIGPLADRFGVSPESLRVWERQGLIPPAHRTPGGHRRYGREHVVALAKLLAEPIPAAIGVGADELDPVYV, encoded by the coding sequence ATGATGAACACTCAACTCAACATCCTGCGTATCGGCCCGCTGGCCGACCGATTCGGCGTCTCGCCCGAATCGCTGCGCGTGTGGGAACGCCAGGGCCTGATCCCCCCGGCCCACCGCACGCCCGGAGGCCACCGTCGCTACGGCCGGGAGCACGTGGTCGCGCTCGCCAAGCTGTTGGCCGAGCCGATCCCCGCGGCGATCGGTGTCGGGGCCGACGAACTCGATCCCGTCTACGTTTAG
- a CDS encoding carbon starvation CstA family protein, whose product MATLLIALGAGLAFLVAYHTYGRWLGRKVFNLAADAVCPSERLRDDQDYVPTSKGIVFGHHFTSIAGTGPIVGPAIAVMWGWLPALLWVVLGSIFIGAVHDFGALVVSLRNNGQTVGDIAGRVLNKRVRLLFLLVLFMALTIVLAIFGLVIAAVFKQYPAAITPCLIQIPIAVAIGVYLHRKGKNLLIPSLIALGVMYLTVIYGDTGFLHDFNQYLASLSIITWVGILLVYSYIASVLPVWSLLQPRDYINSLQLLTALGLIVVGLFAAAFIGGAPPVEGADRQPLEIVAPMLNPSPEGAPMIYPFLFITIACGAISGFHCLVSSGTSSKQLKKETDAQFVGYGSMVTEGFLATLVILACVAGLGLGSNVDGKLLQGTEAFTSRYASWASASGLGAKVGAFVDGAANFLQVLGLPASVAVALMGVLVASFAGTTLDTACRLQRYVVQELAGTFVGGTSSDRSESDSFNPLRILTNKQGATVFAIVIAAAMAAMPVPGSEWAWANAGKGGLILWPMFGATNQLLGGLAFLVITFWLWRRGKPIWFVALPLIFMLIMPAWAMLIQIPEWLNADQKNWALIGIAVATIALELWMIVEAVLLFPKVKGIAESGELSPETTA is encoded by the coding sequence ATGGCCACCCTTCTGATCGCTCTGGGCGCCGGGCTCGCCTTCCTCGTTGCCTACCACACCTACGGCCGATGGTTAGGACGAAAAGTCTTCAACCTCGCCGCCGACGCGGTCTGCCCGTCCGAACGGCTGCGGGACGACCAGGACTACGTGCCCACGTCCAAGGGCATCGTGTTCGGGCACCACTTCACGAGCATCGCCGGGACCGGGCCGATCGTGGGGCCGGCGATCGCGGTGATGTGGGGCTGGCTGCCGGCCCTGCTGTGGGTGGTGCTGGGCAGCATCTTCATCGGCGCGGTCCACGACTTCGGGGCGCTCGTGGTCAGCCTGCGCAACAACGGCCAGACCGTGGGCGATATCGCCGGTCGAGTGCTCAACAAACGGGTCCGCCTGCTGTTCCTCCTCGTGTTGTTCATGGCGCTCACGATCGTGCTCGCGATCTTCGGCCTGGTGATCGCAGCGGTGTTCAAGCAGTACCCCGCCGCGATCACGCCGTGTCTCATCCAGATCCCCATCGCGGTGGCCATCGGCGTGTACCTGCACCGCAAGGGCAAAAACCTCTTGATCCCCTCGCTCATCGCGCTAGGCGTGATGTACCTCACGGTGATCTACGGCGACACCGGCTTCCTGCACGACTTCAACCAATACCTCGCCAGCCTGTCGATCATCACCTGGGTCGGCATCCTGCTAGTGTACAGCTACATCGCCAGCGTCCTGCCGGTGTGGAGCCTGCTCCAGCCGCGCGACTACATCAACAGTTTGCAACTGCTCACGGCGCTGGGCCTGATCGTCGTGGGTTTATTCGCCGCCGCGTTCATCGGTGGCGCTCCGCCGGTCGAGGGGGCCGACCGCCAACCGCTCGAGATCGTCGCCCCGATGTTGAACCCGAGCCCGGAGGGGGCTCCGATGATCTACCCCTTCCTCTTCATCACCATCGCCTGCGGCGCGATCAGCGGGTTCCACTGTTTGGTGAGCAGCGGTACGAGTTCGAAGCAACTCAAGAAAGAAACGGATGCCCAGTTCGTGGGCTATGGCAGCATGGTCACCGAAGGGTTCTTGGCGACGTTGGTGATTCTTGCATGTGTAGCTGGCCTCGGACTTGGATCGAATGTCGATGGCAAGTTGTTGCAAGGGACCGAAGCATTTACTTCCCGCTATGCGTCTTGGGCGTCAGCATCTGGTTTAGGAGCCAAGGTCGGGGCGTTTGTAGATGGAGCAGCGAATTTTCTACAAGTCCTTGGCTTACCTGCATCGGTTGCAGTTGCTTTGATGGGCGTGCTTGTCGCATCTTTTGCCGGGACAACATTGGATACCGCCTGCCGATTACAGCGTTATGTCGTGCAGGAATTGGCGGGAACTTTTGTGGGTGGAACTAGTAGCGACAGAAGCGAGTCAGACTCGTTCAACCCATTGCGAATCCTGACCAATAAACAAGGCGCGACGGTGTTTGCGATCGTCATCGCGGCGGCGATGGCGGCGATGCCGGTGCCGGGGAGCGAGTGGGCGTGGGCGAACGCGGGCAAGGGAGGGCTCATCCTCTGGCCGATGTTCGGGGCGACCAACCAACTCCTCGGCGGGTTGGCATTTTTGGTCATCACGTTCTGGCTGTGGCGGCGAGGCAAGCCGATCTGGTTTGTGGCGTTGCCGTTGATCTTCATGCTGATTATGCCGGCGTGGGCGATGCTGATCCAGATCCCCGAATGGCTGAACGCGGACCAGAAGAACTGGGCACTCATCGGCATCGCGGTCGCGACGATCGCGCTGGAGCTTTGGATGATCGTCGAAGCGGTGTTGCTTTTCCCGAAGGTGAAGGGCATCGCCGAGTCGGGCGAGCTTAGCCCCGAGACCACGGCCTGA
- a CDS encoding LEPR-XLL domain-containing protein produces MSSRKKQSCALVEPFEPRVLLSSNPFVEQAFSGSLPISIAASTAEYGSSESQSSSVTVTDAHSTSLNGADEHFDFFNYSLQGVTGQDIEGSSVIEDGGTTLRLTGNQ; encoded by the coding sequence GTGTCTTCCCGTAAGAAGCAAAGTTGTGCTCTTGTGGAGCCTTTCGAGCCGAGGGTGTTGCTTTCTTCGAATCCTTTTGTGGAGCAAGCTTTTAGTGGCAGCCTACCGATATCGATTGCTGCGAGTACTGCCGAATATGGCAGTAGTGAATCGCAATCTTCCAGCGTGACGGTCACCGATGCGCATAGTACCAGCCTCAACGGTGCAGATGAGCATTTCGATTTCTTCAACTATTCGTTGCAGGGTGTGACGGGTCAGGATATTGAAGGCAGTAGCGTCATTGAGGACGGTGGTACGACACTCCGGCTGACCGGTAATCAGTG